One part of the Alistipes onderdonkii genome encodes these proteins:
- the ruvA gene encoding Holliday junction branch migration protein RuvA, which translates to MYEYISGTVAEATPAYAVIDAGGVGYYLHISLETFSAVEHAQNARLYVHYIVREDAQILYGFATKVEREFFRHLISVSGVGGNTARMILSTYSPRELQGIITSGNAVLLKNVKGLGLKTAQKIIVELSGKLTGLAEGDTPAMPSAGGESLDEALSALVMLGFAKAPAEKALRGILRDNPAVSVEDLVRMALKIL; encoded by the coding sequence ATGTACGAATACATCAGCGGAACGGTCGCCGAGGCGACCCCGGCCTATGCGGTCATCGACGCCGGAGGTGTCGGTTACTACCTCCATATCTCGCTCGAAACATTTTCGGCCGTCGAGCATGCGCAAAACGCCCGTTTATACGTGCACTACATCGTGCGTGAAGATGCCCAGATCCTGTATGGTTTCGCAACGAAAGTCGAACGCGAATTTTTCCGCCATCTGATCAGCGTTTCGGGCGTGGGAGGCAATACGGCGCGCATGATCCTTTCGACCTATTCGCCGCGTGAACTGCAGGGGATCATCACCTCGGGCAATGCCGTGCTGCTCAAAAACGTCAAGGGACTGGGGCTGAAAACCGCCCAGAAAATCATCGTCGAGCTGAGCGGCAAACTCACCGGACTGGCCGAGGGCGATACCCCGGCGATGCCGTCTGCGGGCGGGGAATCGCTCGACGAGGCGCTTTCGGCGCTGGTCATGCTGGGATTCGCCAAGGCCCCCGCCGAGAAGGCCCTGCGCGGCATCTTGCGCGATAATCCGGCTGTTTCGGTCGAGGATCTGGTGCGGATGGCCTTAAAAATCCTATGA
- a CDS encoding FKBP-type peptidyl-prolyl cis-trans isomerase, whose protein sequence is MKRLFVICISAALVSLAGCSDDEDVQPAQKERIVSFLTGTHAPRLVAEENLEEGSNQPYYTVSGDAVYRYITDIYNPDRVNWPEVTPASTVKITFRAYVFTYANIVTTGSENNWTVPYYTNDAALKSFLEGRGLNTEWWKFEPLTVDMRHPDIIKGLADALLGCREGDAVEVYMTYNMAYGDDYFGLIPNESPIAWFFTVDAVDPVDADAPVEPAN, encoded by the coding sequence ATGAAAAGACTATTTGTCATATGCATATCCGCTGCGCTCGTGTCGCTGGCCGGCTGTTCCGACGACGAGGACGTCCAGCCCGCGCAGAAGGAGAGGATAGTCTCTTTCCTGACCGGGACGCACGCACCCCGGCTCGTCGCCGAGGAGAACCTGGAGGAAGGCAGCAACCAGCCCTACTACACGGTTTCGGGCGATGCCGTATACCGCTACATTACCGACATCTACAATCCCGACCGGGTCAACTGGCCGGAGGTAACCCCGGCCTCGACCGTGAAGATCACGTTCCGCGCCTACGTCTTCACCTATGCGAATATCGTGACGACGGGCTCGGAAAACAACTGGACAGTACCTTATTATACGAACGATGCCGCCCTGAAAAGTTTTCTGGAAGGGCGGGGGCTCAATACCGAGTGGTGGAAGTTCGAGCCGCTGACGGTGGATATGCGGCACCCTGACATAATAAAAGGGCTGGCCGATGCGTTACTTGGTTGCCGCGAGGGCGATGCCGTCGAGGTGTATATGACATACAATATGGCCTATGGCGACGATTATTTCGGCCTTATCCCGAATGAGAGTCCCATAGCCTGGTTTTTTACGGTGGACGCAGTGGATCCGGTCGACGCGGACGCCCCTGTGGAACCGGCGAATTAA
- a CDS encoding FKBP-type peptidyl-prolyl cis-trans isomerase, with translation MKFIARFLYVPLAGLLVLTSCAKDETESYDKFENQALEAWMTQHRSDLVENLQSEGLYYVDLLDAGDLASDPINTEDIWVSFDFSGRDLSGNIILTRNADDAVLAGSFSKYTHYVPFYRYCGSENSGLMEGTWLAMRRTLTLGDTYFRNNKDRLGITSPEVTLRYGSKIRLYMPSSVVGNGVEGTGGYEGQEGYSLSSKRPFIVTMEIRDTVSNPLEREGTDVDDFCELNGGLQIYSKGDDDTPATEVPEDPEDPEHPYNETSKRWVSACDSIPQVYVNVRYNPAEPRDQLSFPAPYHVGYEPYVSEASVRDIDMQIAEALKKRFHGEGDDYQKYEGVKALEADSVTLDGTAKIWYIGRFLDGFIFDTNIDEVKKIIYGEVAQKGTALDYTPSSGGMIQAFYYTIPNLKFGQWAELITTSTNAYGSSGKSGSSSSSTSGSSGYSSSYLDYLNYLNYANSYYGSGGYYGGYYGGYYGNYYGGYYDSMYGYGYDSSSTGTTVTTITTEIPSFTPLIFQLYIEPED, from the coding sequence ATGAAATTTATCGCTCGTTTTCTGTACGTGCCGCTCGCCGGCCTTCTGGTGCTGACGTCCTGCGCGAAAGACGAAACGGAATCTTACGACAAATTCGAGAACCAGGCGCTCGAGGCATGGATGACCCAGCACCGCAGTGACCTGGTGGAGAACCTCCAGTCCGAAGGGCTGTACTATGTCGACCTGCTCGATGCGGGCGACCTTGCGTCCGATCCGATCAACACCGAGGACATCTGGGTGTCTTTCGATTTTTCGGGGCGCGATTTGAGCGGCAACATCATCCTCACGCGCAATGCCGACGATGCCGTGCTGGCCGGGTCTTTCTCCAAGTATACCCACTATGTGCCTTTCTACCGCTACTGCGGCTCGGAAAACTCAGGACTGATGGAAGGGACGTGGCTGGCCATGCGCCGTACGCTGACGCTCGGCGATACTTATTTCCGGAATAACAAAGACCGGCTGGGCATCACCTCCCCCGAGGTGACGCTGCGCTACGGCTCGAAAATCCGGCTCTACATGCCTTCGTCGGTGGTCGGCAACGGCGTCGAGGGTACGGGCGGATATGAGGGGCAGGAAGGTTATTCGCTCAGTTCCAAACGTCCGTTCATCGTGACCATGGAGATCCGCGACACGGTCAGCAACCCGCTCGAACGCGAGGGTACCGATGTGGATGATTTCTGCGAACTGAACGGCGGCCTGCAGATTTACAGCAAGGGCGACGACGACACGCCCGCCACGGAGGTGCCGGAAGACCCCGAGGATCCCGAACACCCCTACAACGAGACGTCCAAGCGCTGGGTCAGCGCCTGCGACTCGATCCCCCAGGTCTACGTCAACGTGCGCTACAACCCGGCCGAGCCCCGGGATCAGCTCTCCTTCCCTGCGCCCTACCACGTAGGCTACGAGCCCTATGTCAGCGAGGCTTCGGTCAGGGACATCGACATGCAGATCGCCGAGGCGCTCAAAAAGCGTTTCCACGGCGAGGGCGACGATTACCAGAAGTACGAGGGGGTCAAGGCGCTCGAAGCCGACTCGGTGACGCTCGACGGTACGGCCAAAATCTGGTATATCGGCCGTTTCCTCGACGGGTTCATCTTCGACACGAACATCGACGAGGTGAAGAAGATCATCTACGGCGAGGTCGCGCAAAAGGGCACGGCGCTCGACTACACCCCGTCGAGCGGCGGGATGATCCAGGCGTTCTACTATACCATTCCCAACCTCAAGTTCGGTCAGTGGGCGGAGCTCATCACCACGTCGACCAACGCCTACGGTTCGTCGGGCAAGAGCGGCTCGTCGAGTTCGTCCACTTCGGGGTCGAGCGGTTATTCGTCGAGTTACCTCGATTATCTCAACTACCTCAATTACGCCAATAGCTACTACGGCAGCGGCGGCTACTACGGGGGGTACTACGGCGGCTATTACGGCAACTACTACGGCGGTTACTACGACAGCATGTACGGCTACGGCTACGACAGTTCCAGCACGGGTACCACCGTGACGACCATCACCACCGAGATCCCGTCGTTCACGCCCCTTATTTTCCAGCTTTACATCGAACCGGAAGATTGA
- a CDS encoding site-specific integrase has translation MKSTFKVLFYLKKDKISKDGKVPVMGRITVNGTQAGFSCKLNIDPALWDEKTNYLKSQRNTLSREIHQMLENIKAQIAKHYQSISDRDAYVTANKVKNAYHGFGDRYKTLIAAFDYHADSIKARIGRDRAQRTYDRLMEERRCLMRYLVLKKLEDVTLKELDVTFIERYYAWMLSDGHCGKTTAFKRTQTLKCVLYVAVEQGWIDRHPFLAFKCAPDYKPRMFLSDEEIQRLMNIELRYHRQRAVRDMFIFCCFTGLAYIDLKNLTYDHIVTTPTGEQYIYNRRQKTGTPYHIMLLPIAQELIERYRGYPGKIDETRVFPVKDRKSMCTTIKRIAQKCGITKNLSTHIGRHTFGTTVTLEKGVPIETVSEMLGHKQITTTQIYAKLTANKMKEDVRLLTQRIGNLYELTQPTTRLLSQEA, from the coding sequence ATGAAAAGTACGTTCAAAGTTCTGTTTTATCTGAAAAAGGATAAAATCTCGAAAGACGGGAAAGTTCCGGTCATGGGCCGCATCACGGTTAACGGCACGCAAGCCGGTTTCAGTTGCAAGTTGAATATCGACCCGGCGCTATGGGATGAGAAAACCAATTATCTGAAATCGCAACGAAATACGCTTTCGCGCGAAATTCACCAGATGCTTGAAAACATCAAAGCTCAAATTGCCAAACACTATCAGTCGATCAGTGACCGTGATGCGTATGTCACGGCCAATAAGGTCAAGAATGCTTACCATGGTTTCGGCGACCGATATAAAACGCTTATCGCAGCTTTCGACTACCATGCCGATTCTATAAAAGCGAGAATCGGACGTGACAGAGCGCAACGTACTTACGATAGGCTGATGGAAGAACGCCGTTGCCTGATGCGGTATCTGGTTCTGAAAAAACTGGAAGATGTGACTTTGAAGGAGTTGGATGTCACGTTCATCGAAAGATATTACGCATGGATGCTCTCAGACGGACATTGCGGCAAGACAACGGCTTTCAAACGCACCCAGACGTTGAAGTGTGTTTTATATGTAGCCGTTGAGCAAGGCTGGATAGACCGTCATCCCTTTCTGGCGTTCAAATGTGCTCCGGATTATAAGCCCCGCATGTTCCTGTCCGACGAAGAAATACAACGGCTTATGAATATAGAATTGCGTTATCATCGGCAGCGGGCCGTGCGGGATATGTTTATTTTCTGTTGTTTCACCGGACTGGCTTATATAGATCTGAAGAATCTGACTTACGATCATATCGTAACAACTCCGACGGGAGAACAATATATCTATAATCGCCGTCAGAAGACCGGTACGCCTTATCACATCATGTTGCTGCCCATTGCGCAAGAGCTTATCGAACGATATAGAGGGTATCCGGGTAAAATCGACGAAACGCGGGTCTTTCCCGTGAAAGATCGGAAAAGTATGTGTACAACGATAAAACGTATTGCCCAAAAATGCGGCATTACCAAAAACCTATCGACGCACATCGGTCGGCATACGTTCGGAACGACGGTCACGCTGGAGAAAGGCGTTCCCATCGAGACTGTCTCGGAGATGCTCGGACATAAGCAGATTACGACGACTCAGATCTATGCCAAATTAACTGCCAACAAGATGAAGGAAGACGTACGTCTTCTTACGCAGCGCATCGGCAATCTGTATGAACTCACACAGCCTACGACCCGGCTGCTTTCCCAAGAGGCTTAA
- a CDS encoding helix-turn-helix domain-containing protein, producing MSDIITKRSEEFKELTDWMVQTTREIETAMKHLRPTIGQEHYLTGDEICRRFHVCKRTLQTLRDTKAIPYTTLGGKILYPESGIFEVLKKNYRDFRPWNK from the coding sequence ATGTCGGACATTATTACGAAGCGATCCGAAGAGTTCAAGGAACTGACGGATTGGATGGTGCAAACCACGCGCGAGATCGAAACGGCCATGAAACATTTGCGGCCGACGATCGGTCAGGAGCATTATCTGACCGGAGATGAGATTTGCAGACGCTTCCATGTGTGCAAACGGACGTTGCAGACCTTGCGGGATACGAAAGCGATTCCCTATACGACGCTCGGCGGGAAAATCCTCTATCCCGAATCCGGTATCTTCGAGGTGCTGAAGAAAAACTACCGCGACTTCCGGCCCTGGAATAAGTAA
- a CDS encoding helix-turn-helix domain-containing protein: MEVTMMEHDAYLELRRRLCGLSVAVTELYRKVAPPTREKWLSTQEVCEALHISQRALQNYRDRGIIPYSTIGSKFYYRETDVERVIREALIRR; the protein is encoded by the coding sequence ATGGAAGTAACCATGATGGAACACGATGCCTATCTGGAACTGAGAAGGCGTCTGTGCGGCCTGTCGGTCGCCGTAACGGAATTGTATCGTAAGGTAGCTCCGCCCACACGGGAGAAATGGCTCAGCACGCAGGAAGTATGCGAGGCGCTGCATATCTCGCAGCGGGCTTTGCAGAATTACCGCGATCGGGGAATCATCCCATATTCCACGATAGGTTCCAAATTCTATTACCGGGAGACCGACGTCGAACGCGTCATCCGCGAAGCTCTGATCCGCAGATAG
- a CDS encoding DUF6047 family protein, whose amino-acid sequence MSRIADFLDRLMRRKVPASVFVTMNPQMQAVRIAVRENGRQSFEDYIREQVAACSRSSVVPDHTLLHLTFPDSKAIPSRRSTTNEYFYGKLAPAFIRQDIHPEPAVSLRDAAFALSKGLSPLSPAGRREQLMRDSEYRRFTMHCARTAPDDAPLYRAVTSSQGTYLFSDTPKGRRAMYCYMQYMTDRFFGMRTDADTLKIYELKHLPPRIAAMADKCIDKFVKSDLKSEYPGLERSRYSFTEEKWIPTSVLSEGICSAAYSISPCYEDFERFVAGNRTQVSSGNHDLATLLYIAENGYAASVADDGLHRFRHREFFSEVASKLRDCDRARMGNRQSTHDFGYGALQQQAREIAAGILRTEYNIQNGRFLTEYKESSPDAKQHVSLPGTGTVTKRRETERRLRHSRPVSGKRAAIKM is encoded by the coding sequence ATGTCCCGAATCGCAGATTTTTTAGACCGCCTCATGAGGCGCAAGGTTCCGGCGAGTGTTTTCGTTACGATGAATCCGCAGATGCAGGCCGTGCGTATCGCCGTCCGAGAAAACGGACGTCAGTCTTTCGAAGATTATATACGCGAACAGGTTGCCGCCTGCTCCCGTTCATCGGTCGTTCCCGACCACACGCTGCTGCATCTGACCTTTCCCGACAGCAAAGCGATTCCGTCGCGCCGAAGTACGACGAACGAGTATTTTTACGGGAAGCTGGCTCCGGCTTTTATCCGGCAGGATATACACCCCGAGCCGGCCGTTTCGCTCCGGGATGCGGCTTTCGCACTCTCGAAAGGTCTTTCGCCCCTCTCTCCGGCAGGGCGGCGGGAACAGCTGATGCGCGATTCCGAATACCGGAGATTTACGATGCATTGTGCCCGTACGGCGCCCGACGATGCACCGCTCTATCGGGCTGTAACCTCTTCACAGGGAACTTATCTCTTCAGCGATACGCCCAAGGGCCGGCGGGCCATGTACTGCTATATGCAATACATGACGGATCGTTTCTTCGGAATGCGGACTGATGCAGATACGCTGAAAATCTATGAATTGAAACATTTGCCGCCCCGAATCGCCGCGATGGCGGACAAGTGTATCGACAAATTCGTGAAAAGCGATCTGAAAAGCGAGTATCCGGGACTGGAGAGATCCCGATACAGTTTTACCGAGGAGAAGTGGATTCCGACATCGGTACTTTCGGAAGGCATATGTTCGGCAGCATATTCCATATCGCCGTGCTACGAGGACTTCGAGAGGTTCGTTGCCGGGAACCGGACACAGGTATCGTCAGGCAATCACGATCTCGCAACGCTGTTGTATATCGCGGAAAACGGGTACGCCGCATCTGTAGCCGACGACGGGTTGCATCGTTTCAGACATCGGGAGTTCTTCTCCGAGGTGGCGTCGAAACTCCGGGATTGCGACCGGGCGCGTATGGGAAACCGGCAATCGACGCACGACTTCGGGTACGGTGCCTTGCAGCAGCAGGCCCGTGAAATCGCAGCGGGTATTCTTCGCACGGAATACAACATTCAGAACGGGAGATTCCTGACGGAATACAAAGAGTCATCGCCGGATGCGAAACAGCATGTTTCCCTGCCCGGAACGGGCACCGTAACCAAAAGGCGGGAAACGGAACGCAGGCTGCGGCATTCCCGTCCTGTCAGCGGCAAACGTGCCGCAATAAAAATGTAA
- a CDS encoding DUF4906 domain-containing protein: MKKLLIWLPGMLSMLAACTEAVEIPARAPEKQSPVRVELHLTTEQQAATRAMDENCIRDVNLYLYGDTEYHFYFPSVSSPLVFNVLPGNYRSYAIANAGQDLGDKNAFKIQFYETAVDVMESSDAIPMTDRGTLAVDGAGRCTPSSLRVTRSAAKIAYTIEVADAVAPSLRLRSVQFCNLPLTIRPFDSGSISSTVEANYYDGEAMPVGNERRTAGTAYLFENLQGSVDTITDQKDKCPENAPACATYLRILAERSADKALVEYIVYPGENNTSDFNVRRNTWHNLELVIRGENEIDNRVLVYDGLYYGTANCHICTGDQVTFDVTPYRTSRSRNYAYLGIEAGDEYAPASAGLLWQDNKIVTGFTLADNRLTVRTNGQRGNALVAVYDAGGTILWSWHIWCLPNDRPQDDRYTNRAGEQFLVMDRNLGAIGTDLKTRYGLVYTWGRKDPFTSNEVYNAAGRKDRFINHWPTIYTSNGSEAKTYDLTYMTRHPTTYVYTGWYAKLYTYYDNALWGDPAPVDTYGWASAKSVYDPCPEGYRLPSRYTWTAFENYVFPGEPYVVGAFDNGYWFQRFRGDTKGTFYPVPVGNDDFRLDRDGVAVMLTGAASEPTSATPYPTVYFKFEINSGWTNFEGGKGKGLVRCVRE, from the coding sequence ATGAAAAAACTGTTGATTTGGCTCCCGGGCATGCTTTCGATGCTCGCAGCCTGCACCGAAGCGGTAGAGATACCGGCTCGGGCGCCCGAAAAACAATCGCCCGTCAGGGTCGAACTGCATCTGACGACCGAGCAGCAGGCCGCCACCCGCGCAATGGATGAAAATTGCATTCGGGATGTGAATTTGTATCTGTACGGAGATACAGAATATCATTTTTATTTCCCCTCCGTTTCCTCGCCGCTGGTGTTCAACGTCCTTCCCGGCAATTATCGGAGTTATGCGATTGCGAACGCCGGACAGGATCTGGGAGATAAAAATGCGTTCAAGATCCAGTTTTACGAAACAGCGGTAGACGTGATGGAGTCTTCGGACGCTATCCCGATGACGGATCGGGGAACATTGGCGGTCGATGGCGCTGGCCGGTGTACCCCCTCATCGCTTCGCGTAACGCGCAGTGCGGCGAAGATCGCCTATACCATCGAGGTCGCCGACGCCGTCGCACCGTCGCTCCGTCTTCGCTCTGTGCAGTTCTGCAATCTGCCGCTGACGATACGTCCCTTCGATTCGGGCAGTATTTCTTCGACGGTCGAGGCGAACTACTATGACGGCGAGGCGATGCCTGTCGGCAATGAACGGAGAACCGCGGGTACAGCGTATCTTTTCGAGAACTTGCAGGGCTCGGTAGACACGATCACCGACCAGAAGGACAAGTGCCCTGAAAATGCTCCGGCCTGTGCCACCTACCTGCGGATTCTCGCGGAACGGAGTGCGGACAAAGCCCTTGTCGAATACATCGTTTATCCGGGTGAAAATAACACGTCGGATTTCAATGTCCGCCGAAACACGTGGCATAATCTGGAGCTTGTTATCAGGGGCGAAAATGAGATCGACAACCGGGTTCTCGTCTACGACGGTCTGTATTACGGAACGGCGAACTGCCATATCTGCACCGGCGATCAGGTTACGTTCGATGTTACCCCGTATCGCACGTCTCGCAGCCGCAATTACGCCTATCTGGGAATCGAGGCGGGCGATGAATACGCTCCGGCATCCGCCGGGCTGCTGTGGCAGGACAACAAGATCGTGACGGGATTCACGCTTGCGGACAACCGTCTTACGGTGCGCACGAACGGTCAGCGGGGCAATGCGCTCGTCGCGGTGTACGATGCTGGCGGGACGATTCTCTGGAGCTGGCATATATGGTGCCTGCCCAACGATCGACCGCAGGACGACCGGTATACGAACCGAGCGGGCGAACAGTTCCTTGTCATGGATCGGAATCTGGGAGCCATCGGTACGGATTTGAAAACCCGCTACGGACTGGTCTACACATGGGGGCGCAAAGATCCCTTTACGTCGAACGAGGTCTACAACGCCGCAGGACGTAAGGATCGGTTCATAAACCATTGGCCGACAATCTACACCTCGAACGGATCCGAAGCCAAAACATACGATCTGACCTATATGACCCGGCACCCGACGACGTATGTCTATACGGGGTGGTACGCCAAACTTTATACCTATTACGACAATGCCCTTTGGGGCGATCCCGCGCCTGTGGACACTTACGGTTGGGCGAGTGCGAAAAGCGTGTATGACCCCTGTCCCGAAGGGTACCGGCTGCCGAGCCGTTATACATGGACGGCTTTCGAGAATTACGTTTTTCCCGGAGAACCATATGTGGTCGGAGCGTTCGACAACGGCTATTGGTTCCAGCGCTTCAGGGGAGATACGAAGGGGACGTTTTATCCCGTACCGGTCGGGAACGACGATTTTCGGCTGGATCGTGACGGCGTTGCCGTCATGCTGACCGGAGCGGCGTCCGAACCGACATCCGCTACGCCGTATCCGACCGTCTATTTCAAATTCGAGATCAACAGCGGGTGGACGAACTTCGAAGGCGGAAAAGGCAAAGGGCTGGTGCGTTGTGTCAGGGAATAG
- a CDS encoding radical SAM protein, which translates to MRIGLVDVDGHNFPNLALMKLSAWHKCRGDTVEFADPAARRYDKVYMSKVFTFSRDCTDRYDCEVVRAGTGYRDYATILPEEIEHICPDYSLYGVKEAYGFLTRGCVNRCSWCVVPHKEGEVRAHADIEEFLDGRKRAVLLDNNVLASEWGLMQIEKIVRMGIRVDFNQGLDARRIARTPEIAALLARVKWIRFLRMAYDSRAMQDDVHKAIELLRKHGVPARRLFFYVLIRDDTEDALGRIRELKALGCQPFAQPYRDFEHEGKPSWEQWRLAYWCNRKPLFHSVDYEEYRKNRT; encoded by the coding sequence ATGCGGATCGGACTGGTGGATGTGGACGGGCACAACTTCCCGAACCTTGCGCTGATGAAACTTTCGGCATGGCACAAGTGCCGGGGCGATACGGTGGAGTTCGCCGATCCCGCGGCGAGGCGTTATGACAAGGTCTATATGTCGAAGGTCTTTACCTTTTCGCGCGATTGTACGGATCGCTACGACTGCGAGGTCGTGCGTGCCGGGACGGGTTACAGGGACTATGCGACGATTCTTCCCGAAGAGATCGAACATATATGCCCGGATTACTCGCTTTATGGGGTCAAGGAAGCCTATGGGTTTCTGACGCGCGGATGCGTGAACCGCTGTTCGTGGTGCGTCGTGCCCCATAAGGAAGGTGAAGTCCGGGCACACGCTGACATCGAAGAATTTCTCGACGGGCGTAAGCGTGCCGTGCTACTCGACAACAATGTCTTGGCTTCGGAGTGGGGACTTATGCAGATCGAGAAGATCGTCCGCATGGGCATCCGGGTAGATTTCAACCAAGGACTCGATGCCCGGCGTATCGCCCGCACACCGGAGATCGCTGCGCTGCTCGCACGGGTCAAATGGATACGTTTTCTGCGCATGGCCTACGACAGCCGTGCCATGCAGGATGACGTTCATAAAGCCATAGAACTCCTCCGTAAGCACGGCGTTCCGGCCCGGAGACTATTTTTCTATGTGCTGATAAGGGATGACACCGAAGATGCGCTCGGACGTATCCGGGAGCTGAAAGCGTTGGGGTGTCAGCCTTTCGCGCAGCCGTACCGGGATTTCGAACACGAGGGGAAACCCTCGTGGGAGCAATGGCGGCTGGCCTACTGGTGCAATCGCAAACCGCTGTTCCACTCCGTGGATTATGAGGAATACCGAAAAAACCGAACTTAA